One part of the Corynebacterium sp. CNCTC7651 genome encodes these proteins:
- the ribH gene encoding 6,7-dimethyl-8-ribityllumazine synthase — MSSTGAPEEYQLRAEGLTLAVVSTRWNDRVVELLEERALATAAELGVKVDAYKVDGALELPVVVQACARRYDAVVALGCVIRGETAHFTYVCQSVTEGLTRIALDEGTPIGNAVLTVEDEDQAYERAGGEDAKEDKGAEAVRAALGAALELRKVRSLPVKG, encoded by the coding sequence ATGTCTTCCACCGGAGCCCCTGAGGAGTATCAGTTACGCGCCGAGGGGTTGACCCTTGCCGTCGTATCCACCCGCTGGAATGACCGGGTGGTGGAGCTGCTGGAGGAGCGCGCTCTAGCAACCGCGGCTGAATTGGGCGTGAAGGTGGACGCGTACAAGGTGGATGGGGCGCTGGAGTTGCCGGTAGTGGTGCAGGCTTGCGCCCGCCGCTATGACGCGGTGGTGGCCCTTGGATGCGTGATTCGCGGAGAAACCGCGCACTTTACGTACGTGTGCCAGTCCGTTACCGAAGGCTTGACCCGGATTGCGTTGGACGAGGGCACACCGATCGGGAACGCCGTGCTCACCGTCGAGGATGAGGACCAGGCGTACGAGCGCGCTGGCGGCGAAGACGCTAAGGAAGACAAAGGGGCGGAAGCTGTCCGCGCGGCGCTCGGTGCGGCCCTAGAGCTGCGCAAAGTACGCTCCCTCCCGGTGAAGGGCTAG
- a CDS encoding bifunctional 3,4-dihydroxy-2-butanone-4-phosphate synthase/GTP cyclohydrolase II, with amino-acid sequence MSDNARLDTVEDAIAAIARGEAVVVVDDEGRENEGDLIFAAELATPELVAFMVRYTSGYICVSMEDQDATRLNLPPMVAQNEDARGTAYAVTVDAATGTTGISARSRAETIRRLADPAFGAEDFTRPGHVVPLRARRGGVLVRDGHTEAAVDLARLAGLQPVGALCEIVSEDDPTDMARFDELRRFADAHGLKMISIEQLIAHLRREVRTVSRVTETRLPTEYGEFTAYGYRNDVDGTEHVALVVGDVHEGEDVLVRVHSECLTGDVFASRRCDCGPQLHESMRRVQEAGRGVVVYIRGHEGRGIGLLAKLEAYRLQDEGLDTVDANLEQGLPIDAREYSVAGQILADLGLASFTVMSNNPDKVEALAGFGPQVLGRTRIEIAPSHDNIVYLRTKRDRMGHDLERVGEYLALHPELN; translated from the coding sequence ATGAGTGACAACGCCCGCCTGGATACCGTCGAGGACGCAATTGCAGCCATCGCCCGGGGTGAGGCCGTTGTAGTGGTGGATGATGAGGGGCGGGAAAACGAGGGCGACCTGATCTTCGCCGCTGAGCTTGCCACGCCCGAGCTGGTCGCCTTCATGGTGCGCTACACCTCCGGATACATCTGCGTGTCCATGGAGGACCAGGACGCAACCAGGCTCAACCTGCCCCCGATGGTGGCGCAGAATGAGGACGCCCGTGGCACTGCGTACGCCGTCACGGTCGACGCCGCCACGGGCACGACGGGCATTTCTGCCCGCTCGCGCGCGGAGACAATTCGCCGGCTGGCGGATCCGGCGTTCGGGGCCGAGGATTTCACGCGGCCCGGGCACGTGGTGCCGCTGCGGGCGCGCCGCGGCGGCGTGCTGGTGCGGGACGGCCACACCGAAGCGGCGGTGGACTTGGCTCGGCTGGCCGGCTTGCAGCCAGTCGGTGCCCTGTGCGAAATCGTCTCGGAGGATGATCCGACCGATATGGCGCGCTTCGACGAGCTGCGGCGCTTCGCAGACGCGCACGGGCTGAAGATGATCTCCATCGAGCAGCTCATCGCGCACCTGCGGCGGGAGGTTCGCACGGTGAGCCGTGTGACGGAGACGCGCCTGCCCACCGAGTACGGCGAGTTCACCGCCTACGGCTACCGCAATGACGTTGACGGCACCGAGCACGTGGCGCTTGTGGTGGGCGATGTCCACGAAGGCGAGGACGTGCTGGTCCGCGTCCACTCCGAATGTCTGACGGGAGATGTCTTCGCGTCACGCCGCTGCGATTGCGGCCCGCAACTGCACGAATCAATGCGGCGCGTGCAGGAAGCCGGCCGCGGCGTGGTGGTGTACATCCGCGGGCACGAGGGCCGAGGCATCGGCTTGCTTGCCAAGCTGGAGGCCTACCGGCTGCAGGACGAGGGCCTGGACACCGTGGACGCGAACTTGGAGCAGGGCTTGCCTATCGACGCTCGGGAGTACTCCGTGGCCGGGCAGATCCTGGCGGATCTAGGGCTGGCATCCTTCACGGTGATGTCCAACAACCCGGACAAGGTCGAGGCGTTGGCGGGCTTCGGCCCGCAGGTGCTGGGACGCACTAGGATCGAGATCGCACCGTCGCACGACAACATCGTGTACCTGCGCACGAAGCGTGACCGGATGGGCCACGACCTTGAGCGGGTGGGCGAATACCTGGCGCTGCACCCGGAATTGAACTGA
- a CDS encoding riboflavin synthase yields the protein MFTGLVEEIGSVEKLEPLGDAVRIAVRAPKVTSDAALGDSIAVDGVCLTVVEAADGVFSADVMRETLDRSRIGSYEAGARVNLERAVAAGARLGGHIVQGHVDGQGELLARTPSEHWEVFRFSLPEALAQYVAEKGSVAVNGTSLTVSAVGDDWFEVSLIPTTLRDTTAGELSIGEAVNLEVDIVAKYVEKMLGARVNAHE from the coding sequence ATGTTTACGGGACTTGTAGAGGAAATTGGAAGCGTCGAAAAGCTTGAGCCCCTGGGCGACGCCGTGCGGATTGCAGTGCGCGCGCCGAAGGTGACGTCCGACGCAGCGCTGGGGGACTCGATTGCGGTGGACGGGGTGTGCCTGACTGTCGTGGAGGCGGCGGACGGGGTGTTCAGCGCGGATGTGATGCGTGAGACGCTGGACCGTTCTCGCATCGGCAGCTACGAGGCGGGGGCGCGCGTGAACCTGGAGCGCGCGGTGGCAGCCGGCGCGCGCTTGGGCGGCCACATTGTCCAGGGGCACGTGGACGGGCAGGGCGAACTGCTCGCGCGCACGCCGTCCGAGCACTGGGAGGTGTTCCGCTTCAGCCTGCCGGAAGCGCTCGCGCAGTATGTGGCGGAGAAGGGCTCCGTTGCGGTGAACGGCACCTCGCTTACCGTGTCCGCGGTGGGCGACGACTGGTTCGAGGTTTCGCTCATTCCCACCACGTTGCGGGACACCACTGCGGGGGAGCTAAGCATCGGCGAGGCCGTGAACCTTGAAGTGGACATTGTGGCCAAATACGTGGAGAAAATGCTGGGGGCTAGAGTTAACGCCCATGAGTGA
- the ribD gene encoding bifunctional diaminohydroxyphosphoribosylaminopyrimidine deaminase/5-amino-6-(5-phosphoribosylamino)uracil reductase RibD, which yields MTRRPPWSGCASWRRRRRAINPETLGTAAGRAIAAGETARGRTSPNPPVGCVLIDDSGEPIAIGATEPAGGAHAEVQALREAGERARGATAVVTLEPCNHTGRTGPCSRALVEAGVRKVIYLTADPNPEAAGGAAYLREHGVEVEHMPVRVAALQPWLTAVRLGRPSVTLKFAATLDGFTAAADGTSQWITGEETRAFVHEDRATRDAIIVGTGTVLADDPSLTARHPDGTLYEQQPRRVVVGTRAVPAGSNLDRLGYEQYATPEEALSALWETGARDVLVEGGAGLARSFVAADLVDAVQAYIAPMLLGAGRGVLGGPVAATLSGAHRFRRTFSRPFGDDVLIELEKEQ from the coding sequence ATGACCCGGCGGCCGCCGTGGAGCGGCTGCGCCAGCTGGCGCAGGAGGCGGCGGGCAATTAACCCCGAGACACTGGGCACCGCCGCGGGCAGGGCGATCGCGGCCGGGGAGACCGCTCGCGGCCGCACGTCCCCGAATCCTCCCGTGGGCTGCGTGCTTATCGACGATTCCGGGGAACCCATTGCCATAGGAGCCACCGAACCGGCCGGCGGTGCGCATGCCGAGGTCCAAGCGCTGCGCGAGGCGGGCGAGCGCGCCCGCGGCGCGACCGCAGTGGTGACGCTTGAGCCGTGCAACCACACAGGCCGAACCGGGCCGTGTTCGCGGGCGCTGGTGGAGGCCGGGGTGCGTAAGGTGATCTACCTGACCGCGGACCCGAACCCGGAGGCAGCCGGGGGAGCGGCGTACCTGCGCGAGCATGGCGTTGAGGTGGAGCACATGCCGGTGCGTGTGGCCGCGCTCCAACCGTGGCTGACCGCGGTGCGCCTGGGCCGGCCGAGCGTGACCTTGAAGTTTGCGGCGACCCTGGACGGATTCACCGCCGCCGCAGACGGGACGAGCCAGTGGATCACTGGCGAGGAAACCCGGGCATTCGTGCACGAGGACCGTGCGACGCGCGACGCCATCATCGTGGGCACGGGCACGGTGCTTGCCGACGATCCCTCGCTCACCGCCAGGCACCCGGACGGGACGTTGTATGAGCAGCAGCCGCGCCGCGTGGTCGTCGGCACGCGTGCGGTGCCGGCCGGGTCGAACCTGGACCGGCTGGGCTATGAGCAGTACGCCACCCCAGAAGAAGCGCTGAGCGCGCTGTGGGAGACGGGGGCGCGCGACGTGCTGGTGGAAGGCGGCGCGGGACTGGCGAGGAGTTTTGTAGCGGCTGATCTGGTTGACGCCGTCCAGGCATACATCGCGCCGATGTTGCTCGGCGCTGGGCGCGGGGTGCTCGGCGGTCCCGTCGCCGCCACGTTGAGTGGGGCACACCGGTTCCGCAGGACGTTCTCACGCCCTTTTGGGGATGACGTGCTCATTGAATTGGAGAAGGAACAGTAG
- the rpe gene encoding ribulose-phosphate 3-epimerase — translation MIYIAPSILAADYAALGEDVRKVPNADLIHVDIMDGHFVPNLSFGPDVTKAVNGVTEQFLDMHLMIEQPERWFETYAQAGGDRMVFHVEATGDHIAAAKQCRGLGVQSGFAVKPGTPIEPYLGDLEHFDEVMVMSVEPGFGGQKFMPEVLSKVMLLRDAIREQGLDTIIGIDGGIANATIAQAAEAGVDAFVAGSAVFGADDPAAAVERLRQLAQEAAGN, via the coding sequence ATGATTTACATCGCCCCATCGATTCTGGCTGCGGACTACGCCGCGCTCGGCGAGGACGTGCGCAAGGTGCCCAACGCAGACCTCATCCACGTGGACATCATGGACGGCCATTTCGTGCCCAACCTGTCCTTCGGCCCGGACGTGACCAAGGCAGTCAACGGCGTGACGGAGCAGTTCCTGGATATGCACCTGATGATTGAGCAGCCGGAGCGCTGGTTTGAAACCTACGCTCAGGCGGGCGGGGACCGGATGGTGTTCCACGTGGAGGCCACCGGGGACCACATTGCGGCGGCCAAGCAGTGCCGCGGCCTGGGCGTGCAGTCCGGCTTTGCCGTGAAGCCCGGCACGCCAATCGAGCCGTATTTGGGCGACCTTGAGCATTTCGACGAGGTCATGGTGATGAGCGTGGAGCCCGGTTTCGGCGGGCAGAAATTCATGCCGGAGGTGTTGAGCAAGGTGATGCTGCTGCGCGACGCGATCCGCGAGCAAGGCCTGGACACCATCATCGGCATCGACGGAGGCATTGCTAACGCCACGATCGCCCAGGCAGCGGAGGCCGGCGTCGACGCGTTCGTGGCGGGCTCCGCCGTTTTCGGTGCGGATGACCCGGCGGCCGCCGTGGAGCGGCTGCGCCAGCTGGCGCAGGAGGCGGCGGGCAATTAA
- a CDS encoding RsmB/NOP family class I SAM-dependent RNA methyltransferase, protein MSGGFRSRAAGRREDPKKRQGKQPGAQQGGQQKKPSRATQRYSVKGRPASIGDAPREAAFEVILRVTRDGAFANLTLPGLLKERKIKGRDAAFATELTYGTLRTLGVVDAVIAECSSRPLEEINPEVLTALRLGAYQLLYTRVEDHAAVDTSVRLVEAANQEKAKGFANGVLRSIARMPAEEWFARLAPEGDVERLAFRHAHPAWIARSFATALGERADAELEAALEADSERPIVHLVARPGEMSAEELALTTGGEEGKYSPYAVYLPEGDPGQLQEVRDGLAGVQDEGSQLIARAAAEVPVEDDQGRWLDLCAGPGGKAALIGSLAAIDGAHLDAIEVAPHRAELIRKAVGDLPVTVKVADGRDPGLEPGYDRVLVDAPCSGLGALRRRPEARWVKGEEDIVELNTLQAELLASAVRLAKPGGVIVYSTCSPDVRETRGIVDKQKALGGVEELDAREFVGEMGDVGEHLSVQMWPHRHGTDAMFIAILRKLGES, encoded by the coding sequence GTGAGCGGCGGGTTCAGGTCTCGCGCGGCTGGACGGCGCGAGGATCCGAAGAAGCGGCAGGGCAAGCAGCCTGGCGCCCAGCAGGGCGGCCAGCAGAAGAAGCCTTCGCGCGCCACGCAGCGCTACAGCGTGAAAGGCCGCCCGGCCTCGATCGGTGACGCGCCGCGCGAGGCTGCGTTCGAGGTGATCCTCCGCGTTACCCGAGACGGCGCCTTCGCCAACCTCACACTGCCTGGGCTTCTGAAGGAACGCAAGATCAAGGGCCGTGACGCGGCCTTTGCCACGGAGCTGACGTACGGCACGCTGCGCACGCTCGGCGTGGTGGACGCGGTGATCGCAGAATGCTCCTCCCGCCCGTTGGAGGAGATAAACCCGGAGGTGCTCACGGCGCTGCGCTTGGGCGCCTACCAGTTGCTGTACACCCGCGTGGAGGACCACGCGGCGGTGGATACCTCGGTGCGTCTGGTGGAAGCGGCGAACCAGGAGAAGGCCAAAGGTTTTGCCAACGGTGTCCTGCGCTCTATCGCGCGCATGCCCGCGGAGGAGTGGTTTGCGCGGCTTGCCCCGGAGGGGGACGTGGAGCGCCTCGCGTTCCGGCACGCGCACCCGGCCTGGATCGCCCGCTCCTTCGCTACTGCGCTGGGCGAGCGTGCGGACGCCGAGTTGGAGGCGGCGCTGGAAGCCGACTCGGAGCGCCCAATTGTCCACCTTGTTGCGCGCCCGGGCGAGATGAGCGCGGAGGAGCTCGCGCTGACCACCGGCGGGGAGGAGGGCAAGTACTCGCCGTACGCGGTCTACCTGCCGGAGGGTGACCCGGGGCAGCTGCAGGAGGTGCGCGACGGGTTGGCCGGCGTGCAGGATGAGGGGTCTCAGCTCATCGCCCGCGCCGCCGCCGAGGTTCCGGTAGAAGACGATCAAGGCCGTTGGCTGGATCTGTGCGCGGGCCCGGGCGGCAAGGCCGCGCTGATCGGCTCACTCGCGGCGATTGACGGCGCGCACCTGGACGCCATCGAGGTCGCCCCGCACCGCGCGGAGCTGATCCGCAAGGCGGTGGGGGATTTGCCGGTGACGGTCAAGGTCGCCGACGGTCGCGACCCCGGCCTTGAGCCCGGGTACGACCGCGTGCTGGTGGACGCCCCGTGCTCCGGCCTCGGCGCGCTGCGCCGCCGCCCGGAGGCCCGGTGGGTCAAGGGCGAAGAAGACATCGTGGAGCTAAACACGCTGCAGGCCGAGCTGCTGGCTTCGGCGGTGCGGTTGGCAAAGCCCGGCGGTGTGATCGTCTACTCCACGTGCTCCCCGGATGTGCGTGAGACGCGAGGGATCGTCGATAAGCAGAAAGCCCTGGGCGGGGTAGAGGAGCTGGATGCGCGCGAGTTTGTGGGCGAGATGGGGGACGTGGGCGAGCACCTGAGCGTGCAGATGTGGCCGCACCGGCACGGGACGGACGCGATGTTTATTGCCATCCTGCGCAAGCTCGGCGAAAGCTAG
- the fmt gene encoding methionyl-tRNA formyltransferase yields the protein MRLVFAGTPEPAVASLKELIESRHEVVAVLTRPDARKGRGRTLHPSPVKALAEEHGIEVLTPATLKDNEEIRQRLRDLAPDCIPVVAYGNLIPADMLDIPTHGWVNLHFSLLPNWRGAAPVQHAILNGDADTGATVFRIDEGLDTGDILHVLAEPAASDITADELLGHLAVSGAATLVETMDRLEDGTIEPTPQPEEGTYAPKITVEQARIDWTQPADIVDRAIRAYTTAPGAWTTLGGERVKVDRVTPTDAADLAPGEVAASKKEVRVGTGTSDVVLSRIQPPGKKMMVAADWARGVDTEGMVFE from the coding sequence ATGCGTCTTGTGTTCGCGGGCACCCCAGAACCCGCCGTCGCATCGCTCAAGGAGCTCATTGAGTCCCGCCACGAGGTGGTTGCGGTACTCACACGCCCCGACGCCCGGAAGGGGCGGGGGCGCACCCTGCACCCGTCGCCAGTCAAAGCCCTGGCGGAGGAGCACGGGATTGAAGTGCTGACACCGGCGACGCTGAAGGATAACGAGGAAATCCGCCAGCGCCTGCGCGACCTCGCGCCGGACTGCATCCCGGTGGTGGCCTACGGCAATCTCATTCCGGCGGACATGCTGGACATCCCCACCCACGGCTGGGTAAACCTGCACTTCTCGCTGCTGCCGAACTGGCGCGGCGCGGCACCCGTGCAGCACGCCATTCTGAACGGAGATGCCGACACGGGCGCCACGGTGTTCCGCATCGACGAGGGCTTAGACACCGGCGACATCCTGCACGTCCTGGCCGAGCCCGCTGCGTCCGACATCACCGCGGATGAGCTCCTTGGCCACCTCGCGGTTAGCGGCGCTGCCACGCTGGTTGAAACCATGGACCGGCTGGAGGACGGCACGATCGAGCCCACACCGCAGCCGGAGGAGGGCACCTACGCGCCCAAGATCACCGTGGAGCAAGCGCGCATTGACTGGACTCAGCCGGCAGACATCGTGGACCGCGCCATCCGCGCCTACACCACCGCGCCGGGCGCGTGGACCACACTGGGCGGCGAGCGTGTGAAAGTGGACCGCGTGACCCCGACGGATGCGGCGGATCTCGCGCCGGGCGAAGTAGCGGCCTCCAAGAAGGAAGTGCGCGTAGGCACCGGCACGAGTGACGTGGTGCTGAGCCGGATCCAACCGCCGGGCAAGAAGATGATGGTTGCCGCTGACTGGGCGCGCGGCGTGGATACTGAGGGGATGGTGTTCGAGTGA
- the def gene encoding peptide deformylase, with translation MAIRPLRLFGDPVLTSTASPVTQFDGGLHRLVEDMLETMDAAGGVGLAAPQVGIGRRVFVFDCQGMRGHLVNPVWRPLGTEDQVGPEGCLSIPGIRADIARHDTVVASGVDVYGRPVALRATGLLARCIQHETDHLDGVLFLTHMEPEAKKAAMAQIRAADWFTA, from the coding sequence ATGGCTATCAGACCGCTTCGCTTGTTCGGAGATCCCGTGCTCACGTCTACGGCATCGCCTGTCACCCAGTTCGATGGCGGGCTGCACCGCTTGGTGGAGGACATGCTGGAGACCATGGACGCCGCCGGCGGAGTGGGGTTGGCGGCGCCGCAGGTGGGCATCGGGCGGCGGGTGTTCGTGTTCGACTGCCAGGGCATGCGCGGGCACCTGGTCAATCCGGTGTGGCGGCCGCTTGGCACCGAGGACCAGGTTGGCCCCGAAGGCTGCCTGTCTATTCCGGGCATCCGGGCAGACATTGCGCGCCACGACACGGTGGTCGCCTCTGGCGTTGACGTGTATGGCCGCCCTGTAGCGCTGCGGGCCACCGGGCTTCTGGCGCGCTGCATCCAGCACGAAACAGACCACCTGGACGGGGTACTGTTCCTTACACACATGGAGCCGGAGGCGAAGAAAGCGGCCATGGCGCAAATCCGCGCCGCCGACTGGTTCACCGCATAG
- a CDS encoding primosomal protein N', translated as MSNAQAKQLPVARVLPMLGPPHLDRPFDYLVTEEDGEAAQPGVRVRIRFAGRLVDALVLERRATSNHQGKLRFIERVISPEVVAPEQQRTLIDALANRYAGTRPDLYRAAIPARHAKAEETDTSTSWEALGEAQEPDLSAWSGYEYGESFVDAVLDGKLARAAWQVAPGDDWAEALAALAVKVALGGGGALIVVPDQRDVDRVEAALRAHVAAKQVTTLTASQGPQARYSRYLSVLHGQGRIVVGTRSAAFAPVVNLQLMALMHDGDDSLVDPREPYFHAREVMTTRSAIERASLIIGGYSRTAEAQLLVETGWMHELVAPKSSLRARAPHIHAAGDSDFELERDPRARQARLPSVAFQAANAALDRGQPVLFQVPRTGYIQALACGQCREPARCRWCNGPLGLPSASEAVAPTCRWCGRVDAQHVCPVCGSRKVRAVVLGTERTAEELGRAFPKHRILTSWGEKVRDTVPAAPALVVATPGAEPRVDGGMYGAAVFLDTWALLQRPDLRAVEDAFGKWMAAAALVAPHTAGGEVVVVADPALPVVQHLIRWDAPGFAARELLQRRDAGFPPAVHIALVDAPDKALDDFFEHVDLPQGTELLGPVDLPGGVNLPGEWDEAALGPAQRMLVRAPLAGRDALGKALRAGAVSRAARKQDAPLRIQVNPIDIG; from the coding sequence ATGTCCAATGCCCAAGCCAAACAGCTCCCCGTCGCCCGGGTGCTGCCGATGCTTGGGCCGCCGCACCTAGACCGGCCGTTTGATTACCTGGTGACAGAGGAAGACGGGGAGGCGGCGCAGCCCGGTGTGCGGGTGCGGATCCGCTTCGCTGGCCGGTTGGTGGACGCGCTTGTTCTAGAGCGCAGGGCCACATCAAACCACCAGGGCAAACTGCGATTCATTGAACGGGTGATCTCACCTGAGGTGGTGGCACCGGAGCAGCAGCGCACGCTCATTGATGCGCTAGCGAACCGCTACGCCGGAACCAGGCCGGATCTCTACCGCGCGGCCATCCCGGCGCGGCACGCCAAAGCGGAAGAGACGGATACGTCGACGTCGTGGGAAGCATTGGGGGAGGCGCAGGAACCGGATCTTTCGGCGTGGAGCGGCTACGAGTATGGGGAGTCTTTTGTAGATGCCGTGCTGGACGGCAAGCTGGCGCGCGCCGCGTGGCAGGTGGCACCCGGGGACGATTGGGCGGAGGCGTTGGCCGCGCTGGCGGTGAAAGTGGCGCTTGGCGGTGGCGGGGCGCTCATTGTGGTGCCGGATCAGCGCGATGTGGACCGTGTGGAGGCAGCGCTGCGCGCGCACGTGGCGGCAAAGCAGGTGACTACCCTGACTGCGTCGCAGGGGCCGCAGGCCCGCTATTCGCGGTACTTGTCTGTGCTGCACGGGCAGGGGCGAATTGTGGTGGGCACACGCTCCGCGGCATTTGCGCCGGTGGTGAACCTGCAGCTGATGGCGCTCATGCACGACGGGGACGACAGTTTGGTGGACCCCCGGGAGCCGTATTTCCACGCACGCGAGGTGATGACGACGCGATCCGCGATCGAGCGCGCCTCCCTGATCATCGGCGGGTATTCCCGCACTGCGGAGGCGCAGCTTTTGGTGGAAACGGGGTGGATGCACGAGCTCGTCGCTCCGAAGTCAAGCCTGCGCGCCCGCGCACCCCACATCCACGCTGCCGGCGACTCCGATTTTGAGTTGGAGCGAGACCCCCGCGCCCGCCAGGCCCGCTTGCCGTCGGTGGCGTTCCAGGCGGCGAACGCCGCGTTGGACCGTGGGCAGCCGGTGCTTTTTCAGGTTCCCCGGACTGGCTACATCCAGGCGCTTGCGTGCGGGCAATGCCGGGAGCCGGCGCGCTGCCGGTGGTGTAACGGGCCGTTGGGGTTGCCGTCAGCAAGCGAAGCCGTAGCCCCCACCTGCCGCTGGTGCGGGCGGGTGGACGCGCAGCACGTGTGTCCCGTGTGCGGCTCGCGCAAGGTGCGTGCGGTGGTGCTGGGCACGGAGCGTACTGCGGAGGAGCTCGGCCGCGCGTTTCCAAAGCACCGCATTCTCACATCCTGGGGGGAGAAGGTGCGCGACACCGTGCCCGCCGCGCCTGCCTTGGTGGTGGCGACTCCGGGGGCGGAGCCGCGTGTCGACGGCGGAATGTACGGCGCCGCAGTCTTCCTGGACACGTGGGCGCTGCTCCAGCGCCCTGATCTGCGGGCGGTGGAAGATGCGTTTGGCAAGTGGATGGCTGCCGCCGCGTTGGTTGCGCCCCACACTGCCGGCGGCGAAGTGGTTGTGGTGGCGGACCCGGCGCTGCCGGTAGTGCAGCACCTGATCCGGTGGGACGCACCCGGATTCGCAGCCCGCGAGCTGCTGCAGCGCCGCGACGCGGGGTTCCCGCCTGCGGTGCACATCGCATTGGTGGACGCGCCGGATAAGGCGCTGGATGACTTCTTCGAGCACGTTGACTTGCCGCAAGGCACGGAGCTGCTTGGGCCGGTGGATCTGCCGGGGGGCGTGAACCTGCCGGGCGAGTGGGATGAGGCTGCGCTGGGGCCGGCGCAACGGATGCTGGTGCGTGCGCCGCTTGCGGGGCGGGATGCATTGGGCAAGGCGCTGCGAGCGGGTGCGGTGAGCCGAGCGGCGAGGAAACAGGACGCCCCGCTGCGAATCCAGGTCAACCCCATTGACATCGGGTAA